Proteins co-encoded in one Candidatus Zixiibacteriota bacterium genomic window:
- a CDS encoding response regulator, giving the protein MNKLRPQVLVVDDEIYICKIVVESLGTEDYDVVSYTDPAQALAHIRENPVDLVLTDLVIGEFNGVQVMETTLENHSDAIIILMTAHPTIQTAISVLKKGAYDFLVKPFKLDALKAAIRRGLAHQKVRRDNLALKSQVEFLKVANAFGTGIHIEKHLQMVLASCKTELDAAAASVLEVNPKTGETVRQLYDCDDESMLATVLDDTLLLQFNCSKSTKPVVRTEHVTLDGHPMVKSLISQPILIHKRLHGVINLLIISRFDRVRPGELDALSILTNSAASVIANNLLYEDVQQSYMQAIRALANAIEARDACTAGHTDRVSKLAMLVARRIGWTGEAIDNLVVGCMLHDIGKIGVPDSILNKADRLTPEELETMTSHPMVGLKIIRGIDLLKPAIPYISAHHERYDGNGYPRGLAGEEIPIEGRLLAVVDTFDAILSDRPYRKGAPLKVAVDELINNRGTQFDPTLVDVFLQLLREGEVNLNELYGRDEDLGFIETLGIAPLATRVSETESV; this is encoded by the coding sequence ATGAATAAACTCAGACCGCAGGTGCTGGTGGTCGACGACGAGATCTATATCTGCAAGATCGTCGTTGAGTCACTCGGGACCGAGGACTACGACGTCGTGTCGTACACCGATCCGGCACAGGCTCTGGCACATATCCGCGAAAACCCGGTCGACCTGGTCCTGACCGATCTCGTGATCGGTGAGTTCAACGGCGTGCAGGTGATGGAGACGACGCTGGAAAACCACAGCGACGCGATCATCATCCTGATGACGGCTCACCCGACAATTCAGACCGCCATATCGGTACTCAAGAAGGGCGCCTACGATTTTCTGGTCAAGCCGTTCAAGCTCGATGCGCTCAAGGCCGCCATCCGGCGGGGCCTGGCTCATCAAAAAGTTCGGCGCGACAACCTCGCCCTCAAGAGCCAGGTGGAGTTTCTGAAGGTCGCCAATGCATTCGGTACGGGTATTCATATCGAGAAGCACCTCCAGATGGTGCTGGCTTCGTGCAAGACCGAGCTTGACGCGGCCGCAGCATCGGTTCTCGAAGTCAACCCCAAAACGGGCGAGACGGTGCGCCAGTTGTACGACTGCGATGACGAATCGATGCTCGCGACCGTGCTCGACGACACGCTGCTGTTGCAGTTCAACTGCAGCAAGAGCACCAAGCCGGTCGTGCGCACCGAGCACGTAACGCTCGACGGTCATCCGATGGTGAAGTCGCTCATATCACAGCCGATTCTCATCCACAAGCGGCTTCACGGCGTCATCAACCTGCTGATCATCAGCCGCTTTGACCGGGTCCGTCCGGGGGAACTCGATGCGTTGTCGATTCTGACCAATTCGGCCGCGTCCGTGATCGCCAACAACCTGTTGTACGAGGACGTCCAGCAGTCATACATGCAGGCGATCCGTGCTCTGGCAAACGCCATTGAAGCGAGAGACGCCTGTACGGCAGGGCACACCGACCGCGTGAGCAAACTGGCGATGCTTGTCGCGAGGCGTATCGGGTGGACAGGGGAAGCGATCGATAACCTCGTGGTCGGCTGCATGCTGCATGATATCGGCAAAATCGGTGTGCCGGACTCTATCCTCAACAAAGCCGACCGGCTGACGCCGGAAGAACTCGAGACGATGACCAGTCACCCGATGGTCGGATTGAAAATCATTCGCGGGATCGACCTGCTCAAGCCCGCCATTCCCTATATCAGCGCCCACCACGAACGCTACGACGGCAACGGTTATCCGCGCGGGCTGGCGGGAGAAGAGATTCCTATCGAGGGGCGGCTGCTGGCCGTGGTGGATACGTTTGACGCCATCCTGTCCGACCGGCCGTACCGCAAAGGTGCACCGTTGAAGGTGGCGGTCGATGAGTTAATCAATAATCGTGGTACTCAGTTTGACCCGACGCTGGTCGACGTGTTCCTGCAGTTGCTTCGCGAGGGCGAGGTGAATCTCAACGAGTTGTACGGACGCGACGAGGATCTTGGTTTTATCGAGACACTCGGCATCGCTCCGCTCGCTACCAGGGTGTCGGAAACGGAATCGGTGTAA
- a CDS encoding terminase family protein, which translates to MSDRVVAVVTREDWERGLDDPEWFARRALGVGLHAGQAEWLRRSTGRENVLVTGNRWGKSFVSAVKLLHHALYRPRPLVYDRAGRYRAVTASITQDQANIVFDTALRLARQSAWLEPLIATVTRTPFPLLRLTNGATIEARSTQNRGEYLLGNDYDLFVFDEVAFEPHPEYVVEEVILMRLADRGGRLDLVSTPNGKNWLYRRAREIMEGARPGYFQCGDSRENNFISQGYLDERVRHFTERRLQQNIQGQFVDAGGEILPGAYIDDALRLGAGGLQTASGRAPVYISGWDLARKRTATVGVTVEVIDGCARVVCLERIRLYDWPAVITRIAERQRQYPGRLVIDATGLGDVITQHLDNFKPQAVIFTPQVKAELLTNVELFHARRAIGYERWELPDGPGRIWSLEDELRGARWDDNSECDALMALALALWPLAGRDVPPVGPRVGRA; encoded by the coding sequence ATGTCGGATCGTGTAGTTGCGGTGGTCACACGGGAAGACTGGGAACGCGGACTGGACGACCCGGAGTGGTTTGCACGGCGCGCGCTGGGAGTCGGCCTGCATGCCGGGCAGGCGGAATGGCTTCGTCGCTCCACCGGCCGCGAGAACGTGCTGGTCACCGGTAATCGCTGGGGGAAGTCGTTCGTATCGGCGGTCAAGCTGCTGCACCACGCGCTCTATCGTCCTCGGCCGCTCGTGTATGACCGGGCCGGGCGTTACCGGGCGGTGACGGCATCGATCACGCAGGATCAGGCTAATATCGTATTCGACACGGCGCTTCGACTCGCCCGGCAATCGGCATGGCTGGAACCGCTGATCGCGACCGTGACGCGCACGCCGTTTCCGCTGCTGCGACTCACCAACGGAGCGACGATCGAGGCGAGGTCGACGCAAAACAGGGGCGAGTATCTGCTGGGCAACGACTACGACCTGTTTGTGTTCGATGAAGTCGCGTTCGAGCCTCATCCGGAATACGTGGTGGAAGAAGTGATCCTGATGCGCCTGGCCGATCGCGGGGGGCGGCTCGATCTGGTGTCGACGCCGAACGGGAAGAACTGGTTGTATCGGCGCGCGCGGGAGATAATGGAGGGTGCGCGGCCGGGGTACTTCCAGTGCGGCGACAGCCGCGAGAACAATTTTATATCGCAAGGGTATCTTGATGAGCGCGTGAGGCATTTCACGGAGCGGCGGTTGCAGCAGAATATCCAGGGGCAGTTTGTCGACGCGGGTGGAGAGATACTTCCCGGGGCGTATATCGACGACGCTCTTCGGCTCGGAGCGGGCGGTCTGCAGACTGCATCAGGGCGGGCGCCGGTGTACATTTCCGGCTGGGATCTGGCTCGCAAGCGCACGGCGACGGTCGGCGTGACGGTGGAAGTTATCGATGGCTGCGCCCGTGTCGTGTGTTTGGAGCGGATTCGGCTTTACGACTGGCCGGCAGTGATCACGCGGATCGCCGAGCGTCAGCGGCAATATCCGGGGCGGCTGGTTATCGACGCGACGGGGCTGGGAGACGTCATCACGCAGCACCTCGACAATTTCAAACCTCAGGCGGTGATATTCACGCCGCAGGTGAAAGCAGAGCTGTTGACCAATGTCGAGTTGTTCCACGCGCGGCGGGCGATCGGATACGAACGATGGGAGTTGCCGGACGGTCCGGGGCGGATCTGGTCTCTCGAGGATGAGCTTCGGGGCGCGCGATGGGACGATAACAGCGAATGCGACGCGCTTATGGCATTGGCGCTGGCTTTGTGGCCGCTGGCCGGCCGGGATGTGCCGCCTGTCGGCCCGCGAGTAGGACGGGCGTGA
- a CDS encoding PEP-CTERM sorting domain-containing protein: MVVYRRTSSAWLKWVLFIVVFVLGMTMTFTDVYGIGVNNGRDRIDSQKDNPRHAAESDKAAPSPIDNPPVHEDPPVAVPEPATFLLVGAGLGAAYLVRRHYGNK; the protein is encoded by the coding sequence ATGGTCGTGTATCGGCGCACATCAAGCGCATGGCTGAAGTGGGTACTATTTATCGTCGTCTTTGTGCTGGGGATGACGATGACGTTCACGGATGTCTATGGAATCGGCGTGAACAATGGGCGTGATCGCATCGACTCCCAGAAGGACAACCCGCGTCATGCAGCGGAGAGCGACAAGGCCGCTCCCTCGCCAATCGATAACCCACCTGTCCATGAGGACCCGCCCGTCGCGGTTCCGGAACCGGCAACCTTCCTCCTGGTGGGAGCGGGGCTCGGCGCTGCCTATCTGGTTCGGCGCCATTACGGGAACAAGTAA
- a CDS encoding tetratricopeptide repeat protein — translation MKRHLFPLVCALIGPVLIGAGCAENQALEYRYNAEKLFHEANRTARNASIKSELNAPGTDQQVRDAYARTLSYCYEAIDNVDSAAHPTEFLELASLAYHSTIRLSQYLYADRAFDSCITLYSRLRELGGLTDYQTMYSSLNLGQILQAKGMWDSAVTVYTDTYNGYYPPLSPDKEIEFKLFNLPAHIFQIYNRIGDTAEAYHSYLLAETYYRDIVNDFPATDVAVAARSSLASLYDQAGLHEDAIAQLNALTDSTGQVGVAAQMQIADIYARRLKKYSNALSIYDRLLANISGRDTTYRPVLIYQRAAILLDTKQYTEARDLLIQLSDQYPRYYNSNPTAQLLKARTFELEGNWQRAETEFRYLIENYEGSDEAMSAYLHLEQHYTAERLNAEANRWFERGIESYDRLIQLQGSAAARALMYKAEMYRQRKMWPEAAGALEQLYARYPDTRVGRSALITASEIHRQRLRNPDVADSLIEAYKRSMIDPTAGGS, via the coding sequence ATGAAACGACACCTGTTTCCGCTTGTGTGCGCGTTGATCGGCCCGGTGCTGATCGGCGCCGGTTGCGCTGAAAATCAGGCGCTCGAATACCGCTATAACGCCGAAAAACTGTTCCACGAGGCCAACCGGACCGCCCGCAATGCCTCCATAAAATCCGAGTTGAACGCGCCCGGAACCGATCAGCAGGTTCGCGATGCCTACGCGCGGACACTCTCCTACTGCTACGAGGCAATCGATAACGTCGACAGCGCCGCGCATCCGACCGAGTTCCTCGAATTGGCCAGCCTCGCCTACCACAGCACCATTCGGCTGTCTCAGTACCTTTATGCCGACCGGGCTTTCGACAGTTGCATCACCCTCTACAGCCGTCTGCGAGAGCTTGGCGGTCTCACCGACTATCAAACCATGTATTCCTCGCTGAACCTCGGACAAATCCTCCAGGCCAAGGGAATGTGGGACAGCGCCGTGACCGTCTATACGGATACCTACAACGGATACTACCCGCCGTTGTCGCCCGACAAGGAAATCGAATTCAAGCTCTTCAACCTCCCCGCGCATATCTTCCAGATCTACAACCGAATCGGGGACACCGCCGAGGCTTATCACTCCTATCTGCTCGCCGAGACCTACTACCGAGACATCGTCAACGACTTCCCGGCAACCGATGTCGCGGTCGCGGCCCGTTCCAGCCTCGCGTCGCTGTATGATCAGGCGGGACTGCACGAAGACGCTATCGCCCAGCTCAACGCCCTGACCGACTCAACCGGGCAGGTGGGAGTCGCCGCCCAGATGCAAATCGCCGACATCTACGCCCGCCGACTGAAAAAGTACTCGAACGCGTTATCCATCTACGATCGGTTGCTCGCCAACATCAGCGGCCGCGATACCACCTACCGTCCGGTCCTCATCTATCAACGGGCCGCCATCCTGCTCGATACCAAACAGTACACCGAGGCCCGCGACCTACTCATCCAGTTGTCCGACCAGTACCCGAGGTACTACAACTCCAATCCGACCGCACAACTGCTCAAGGCGAGAACGTTCGAGCTCGAAGGCAACTGGCAGCGGGCCGAAACGGAATTCCGTTACTTGATCGAAAATTACGAGGGGTCGGACGAAGCAATGTCGGCGTATTTGCATCTCGAGCAGCATTACACCGCGGAACGACTCAACGCCGAAGCGAATCGGTGGTTCGAACGCGGCATCGAATCGTACGACCGCCTGATCCAGCTTCAGGGGTCCGCCGCCGCGCGCGCCCTGATGTACAAAGCCGAGATGTATCGCCAGCGAAAGATGTGGCCCGAAGCCGCCGGCGCGCTCGAGCAGCTCTACGCCCGGTACCCGGACACCCGGGTAGGACGTTCGGCGCTCATCACCGCATCCGAGATTCACCGCCAGCGACTCCGCAACCCCGATGTTGCCGATTCGCTGATCGAAGCATATAAACGGTCCATGATCGACCCGACTGCCGGCGGATCGTAG
- a CDS encoding PEP-CTERM sorting domain-containing protein codes for MKKILLGAAVVLLAANVSAFDYHFDVFGDGSSPFDHNNNWAPIDYPNGVGSLPSPGNLGPGGESFDLEGLRVRETRDFVYVAVANSFGYQSEAYMSGGWNQQYRIGDLFIGVDGGGFGNGLAIDIADGANGVLGTTSLMSVNNSWNHISNKPGTYYNYTDIRNTVGPWQVGADASTVGDVSFIKTFAEDYENNPIRPYSGDTYVWEFQISKSLLGDFRTLDFHLTLECGNDLIEETYSAVPEPATMILFGVGLLGAGLARRKMGTA; via the coding sequence ATGAAGAAAATTCTACTTGGCGCTGCCGTGGTACTGCTCGCGGCAAATGTCTCCGCGTTTGACTATCATTTCGATGTCTTCGGCGACGGCTCTTCACCGTTCGACCACAACAACAACTGGGCGCCGATCGACTACCCCAACGGCGTCGGCAGTCTCCCCTCCCCCGGCAATCTCGGCCCCGGCGGCGAGTCGTTTGACCTTGAAGGACTCAGGGTGCGCGAAACCAGAGACTTCGTGTACGTGGCCGTCGCCAACTCGTTTGGCTATCAGTCCGAAGCTTACATGAGCGGCGGCTGGAATCAGCAGTACCGCATCGGTGATCTCTTTATCGGAGTCGATGGCGGCGGATTCGGCAACGGCCTGGCCATCGATATCGCCGACGGCGCTAACGGCGTGCTCGGTACCACCTCGCTGATGAGCGTCAACAACAGCTGGAATCACATCTCCAACAAACCGGGCACCTACTATAACTACACCGACATCCGAAACACCGTCGGACCGTGGCAGGTTGGCGCCGATGCCTCAACGGTCGGTGATGTCTCGTTCATAAAGACGTTCGCGGAAGACTACGAGAACAACCCCATTCGCCCGTACAGCGGCGACACCTATGTCTGGGAATTCCAGATCTCCAAATCGCTTCTCGGAGATTTCCGCACCCTTGATTTCCATCTCACACTGGAGTGCGGAAACGACCTGATCGAGGAAACGTATTCGGCGGTTCCGGAACCGGCCACCATGATCCTCTTCGGCGTCGGACTGCTTGGCGCCGGTCTGGCACGCCGCAAAATGGGCACAGCGTAA
- a CDS encoding PD-(D/E)XK nuclease family protein, translating to MLKRYSHSAIATFRTCPRQFKFKYIEKPDVARRVTADAYMGNAVHRALKQLYSAVGMGRVLPLEQVLAVYDAEWEKPEKRQITVVKESVTVDDYIATGRKMLTRYYTSNHPFDQGTTLATERTITFDLPGSTHRMTAIIDRLWRRPDGMIEICDYKTGDHLPQGPRDRVFFFQMGIYQLAVQQTWPDFRDIELVQYFLKMDEKITHRMSEEDLDVLQTELKNAIAETIHAERRDEFPTTEGGHCGYCEFFDLCPAKRHRLILEKESGEKEGSEVSTAESAARLVERYLDVHERLREIKSEADALKVDLARAAGDLGVNKLVGGTGEVSVKVSRKEKFVTKTGDEQGWADFGAVVRQLHLDDYLVPDANGIYRDIYKKGLLPDEDLQKLAAFIIEKEEITVRAKLKNAEDEDDSESA from the coding sequence ATGTTGAAACGATACAGTCATAGTGCGATTGCTACGTTTCGCACCTGTCCGCGTCAGTTCAAATTCAAGTACATCGAGAAGCCCGATGTCGCCCGGCGGGTGACGGCGGACGCCTATATGGGCAACGCGGTTCACCGTGCGCTGAAGCAGTTGTATTCGGCCGTGGGCATGGGGCGGGTGTTGCCGCTGGAGCAGGTGCTTGCCGTGTACGATGCCGAGTGGGAGAAGCCGGAAAAGCGCCAGATCACGGTGGTGAAGGAGAGCGTGACGGTTGACGATTATATCGCGACGGGGCGCAAAATGCTCACGCGATACTACACGAGCAATCATCCGTTCGACCAGGGGACGACGCTTGCCACGGAGCGCACCATCACATTTGACTTGCCCGGCTCCACTCACAGGATGACGGCCATCATTGACCGATTGTGGCGCCGTCCCGACGGAATGATCGAGATTTGTGATTACAAGACCGGCGATCATCTTCCCCAGGGACCGCGCGACCGTGTATTCTTTTTCCAGATGGGAATTTACCAGTTGGCGGTTCAGCAGACCTGGCCGGATTTCCGCGATATCGAGCTGGTTCAGTATTTCCTCAAGATGGATGAAAAAATCACCCACCGGATGAGCGAAGAGGATCTGGATGTTCTGCAGACGGAGTTGAAAAACGCGATCGCCGAGACGATCCACGCCGAGCGGCGCGACGAGTTTCCGACGACCGAGGGGGGACATTGCGGATATTGCGAGTTTTTCGATTTGTGTCCCGCCAAGCGTCATCGGCTGATTCTCGAAAAAGAGTCGGGGGAGAAAGAGGGCTCGGAGGTGTCGACCGCCGAGTCAGCCGCCCGGTTGGTGGAGCGATATCTTGACGTTCACGAGCGGCTGCGGGAGATCAAAAGCGAGGCTGATGCGCTGAAGGTGGATCTGGCGCGGGCGGCGGGTGATCTGGGCGTCAACAAGCTGGTCGGCGGCACGGGGGAAGTGTCCGTGAAGGTGAGTCGAAAAGAGAAGTTTGTCACGAAGACGGGCGACGAGCAGGGATGGGCGGATTTCGGGGCGGTGGTCCGGCAGCTTCATCTCGACGACTATCTTGTTCCCGACGCCAACGGGATCTACAGGGACATATATAAAAAGGGCCTGCTGCCCGACGAGGATCTTCAGAAGCTGGCGGCGTTCATAATCGAGAAGGAAGAGATCACGGTGCGGGCGAAGCTGAAGAATGCCGAGGACGAAGACGATTCCGAGTCGGCGTGA
- a CDS encoding dockerin type I repeat-containing protein codes for MRLYRSIQALAIVILFAGAVWPAEKRAGRVEKIGEFSPTDIRIAQRMATADTCIVRSDAGIIMRIDGWVIGQELYKQYLDPAASCENPYPFSVLEINMPMIFDAPGDIVVSVDVEAADLTDPTCPVPGQLIDSSVWWQYTIPAAGLYNIWVPLDEPVVVNGPFFAGFLISNTLTMNAAVLTDTSRVPCVSYNIWDSEIGFVDLGQYIYDDGQFYFEWPGRLVLYASGVPGGNDSGTDPLPQLEWVSPAIDDSVLYESTELWAVETSGSRIVDYVIFEFNSGSGFQSIGMVYDGVATTRNGVDPATPSAGYSLPWNFASLPEGPCTIRVTAIDTLGRSSSVERVVILEPTPPIPYIVNPSPWSTFCSSIHFFVNCSDEDISSVEFKGRAIPDDFTIGLYEVDQTLLGDVDHDPYDGNSIANGEFGEYYCGPAAAAVAIQEWYDRGYTELMQSGAATLGIAAVAESLAVMFQTRANEGTRDDLLVRGLQQWIAAHGGRVSVDFKRSPKYVGLRTWVQDDERVVLLGLGGDPGLWVAVDGFLDWETAPNTYLVSIMNPLTGSVQDVPFRESGGVTEMQITGEWHSVDLMVSLLAPDWSLTRALLGKDLNGADGWSYLWTPHPLTEGDWFFMWAATEDANRYAGHTSVLMQYICENTFSAGDYNGDGGADIVDLYYMIQYITLGGPAPAGGPQRADANCDTYINIADIVYFMNYLYGTASTPCY; via the coding sequence ATGCGGCTCTACCGGTCCATTCAAGCTCTGGCAATAGTAATTCTTTTTGCGGGTGCAGTCTGGCCCGCAGAAAAACGCGCGGGCCGGGTCGAAAAAATCGGGGAATTCTCCCCCACCGACATTCGTATAGCGCAACGGATGGCCACCGCGGATACCTGCATTGTCCGTTCCGATGCCGGCATCATCATGCGAATCGACGGATGGGTGATCGGGCAGGAATTGTACAAGCAATACCTCGATCCGGCCGCGTCCTGCGAAAACCCGTATCCGTTTTCAGTGCTCGAGATCAACATGCCGATGATTTTTGACGCACCGGGCGACATCGTGGTTTCCGTTGACGTCGAAGCAGCCGACCTCACCGATCCCACATGCCCGGTGCCCGGCCAGCTCATTGACTCGTCGGTCTGGTGGCAGTATACGATCCCCGCCGCCGGGCTTTACAATATCTGGGTGCCGCTGGATGAACCGGTCGTGGTCAACGGACCGTTTTTCGCCGGATTCCTTATCTCCAACACACTGACCATGAACGCCGCCGTGCTCACCGACACCTCCCGCGTTCCCTGCGTCTCGTACAACATCTGGGACTCGGAAATCGGCTTCGTCGATCTTGGGCAGTACATCTACGACGACGGCCAGTTCTATTTCGAATGGCCCGGACGACTCGTCCTGTATGCGTCGGGCGTCCCCGGCGGCAACGATTCGGGAACCGATCCCCTGCCGCAGCTCGAATGGGTGTCGCCGGCCATCGACGATTCCGTGCTGTACGAGTCCACTGAGTTGTGGGCCGTAGAGACGTCGGGTTCCCGGATCGTTGACTACGTCATCTTCGAGTTCAATAGCGGATCCGGTTTCCAGAGTATCGGGATGGTCTACGACGGCGTGGCGACCACCCGCAACGGCGTTGACCCCGCGACTCCGTCGGCCGGGTACAGCCTGCCGTGGAATTTCGCGAGCCTCCCGGAGGGACCATGCACGATTCGCGTCACGGCTATCGACACGCTGGGGCGAAGCTCGTCTGTGGAGCGGGTTGTGATACTCGAGCCGACCCCACCCATCCCGTACATCGTAAACCCGTCGCCGTGGAGCACATTCTGCTCCAGCATTCACTTTTTCGTCAACTGTTCGGACGAAGACATTTCATCCGTGGAGTTCAAAGGCCGTGCGATCCCCGACGATTTCACAATCGGGCTGTATGAGGTCGACCAGACCCTGCTCGGCGACGTCGATCACGACCCGTACGACGGCAACTCGATTGCAAACGGCGAATTCGGCGAGTACTATTGCGGCCCGGCGGCCGCTGCCGTCGCCATTCAGGAATGGTATGATCGCGGCTACACCGAATTGATGCAAAGCGGCGCAGCCACCCTGGGCATTGCGGCCGTTGCCGAATCGCTAGCCGTGATGTTCCAGACGCGGGCCAACGAAGGAACGCGCGACGACCTGCTCGTCCGGGGTCTGCAGCAGTGGATTGCTGCGCACGGCGGGCGCGTCTCTGTCGACTTCAAGCGCAGCCCGAAATACGTCGGGCTCCGCACGTGGGTACAGGATGACGAGCGCGTGGTCCTGCTCGGATTGGGAGGAGATCCCGGGCTGTGGGTAGCCGTCGACGGGTTCCTCGACTGGGAGACGGCGCCCAATACCTATCTCGTCTCCATCATGAATCCCCTGACCGGATCCGTCCAGGACGTGCCGTTCCGCGAAAGCGGCGGTGTCACCGAAATGCAAATCACCGGAGAGTGGCACTCGGTCGATCTCATGGTTTCTCTGCTGGCGCCGGACTGGTCGCTCACCCGCGCCCTGCTCGGGAAGGACCTGAACGGCGCCGACGGCTGGTCGTATCTGTGGACGCCCCATCCCCTCACCGAGGGCGACTGGTTTTTCATGTGGGCGGCGACCGAAGACGCGAACCGGTACGCCGGGCACACCAGCGTGCTCATGCAGTACATTTGTGAGAACACCTTCAGCGCCGGCGACTACAACGGCGACGGTGGCGCCGACATAGTGGATCTCTACTACATGATCCAGTACATCACGCTGGGCGGCCCCGCGCCCGCAGGCGGACCGCAGCGCGCCGACGCCAACTGCGACACCTACATCAACATCGCGGACATCGTGTATTTCATGAATTATCTCTACGGGACAGCGTCCACCCCCTGCTACTGA
- the lipA gene encoding lipoyl synthase, whose amino-acid sequence MAIDDQHQKADPRRKPSWLKVRAFSGKGFSEVSELLRERGLFTVCQEANCPNRGECFNRGTATFLIMGPVCTRNCRFCNVSPGTPSGLNPEESRLVADAVARMQLRHAVVTSVTRDDLPDGGAGHFAETIREIRRCRPGCTIEVLTPDFRNQPDALGIVMAARPDIFNHNVETVPRLYPAVRPGADYHRSLDLLARASREFGARTKSGLMVGLGETTDELAAVFHDLHAAGVAMLTIGQYLSPSKDHLPVDRYVTPEEFDRLAERARIVGIRQVFAGPLVRSSYMADAMATRA is encoded by the coding sequence ATGGCGATTGACGACCAGCACCAGAAAGCTGACCCACGGCGCAAGCCGTCGTGGCTCAAAGTACGCGCTTTCTCCGGAAAGGGGTTCAGCGAAGTCAGCGAGCTGCTCCGCGAACGCGGCCTGTTCACGGTCTGCCAGGAGGCGAACTGCCCGAATCGAGGGGAGTGCTTTAACCGAGGGACGGCTACCTTCCTGATAATGGGACCCGTCTGCACGCGCAACTGCCGGTTTTGTAACGTGTCTCCGGGTACCCCGTCAGGACTAAATCCCGAAGAGTCTCGACTGGTGGCCGACGCTGTAGCGCGCATGCAGTTGCGCCACGCGGTGGTCACCTCGGTGACCCGTGACGATCTTCCCGACGGCGGGGCGGGGCATTTTGCCGAGACCATTCGTGAAATCCGTCGATGTCGCCCGGGGTGTACGATTGAAGTTCTCACGCCGGATTTCCGTAATCAGCCGGATGCCCTTGGAATCGTCATGGCCGCGCGGCCCGACATCTTCAATCACAATGTCGAAACCGTTCCCCGGCTGTATCCGGCGGTTCGACCCGGCGCCGACTATCATCGGTCGCTCGATTTGCTCGCGCGGGCTTCGCGGGAGTTTGGCGCGCGGACCAAGTCCGGCCTGATGGTGGGACTGGGCGAGACGACCGACGAGCTCGCTGCGGTCTTCCACGATCTGCACGCTGCCGGGGTGGCGATGCTGACGATAGGCCAGTACCTGTCTCCATCGAAGGACCACCTGCCGGTTGACCGATATGTTACTCCTGAGGAGTTTGACCGCCTGGCGGAGAGGGCCCGGATTGTCGGAATCCGACAGGTCTTTGCGGGGCCGCTGGTTCGCTCATCGTACATGGCAGACGCTATGGCGACGCGCGCATAG